From a single Natronorubrum tibetense GA33 genomic region:
- a CDS encoding cation:proton antiporter, whose translation MNGASPGETSSMHSATPPTEPATPLATGPSLTPPFDDPVLIFGLAMVIFLVAPLVLKRYRLPGIVGVILIGAAIGPNGVHLLERDATIQLLGEVGLIYLMFIAGLEINLNQFIEYKDRSIVFGLFSFVIPQAIGTVVGVYVLDLTVAAASLFAAVFASHTLLAYPVVNRLGIATDEAMTATIGGTILTDTLALLVLAVVIASIDGALDAAFWLQLGVGLTLFFVGIWLLVPRLGRWFFRIHDEESYFEFLFVMAVLFICAFLAELVGVEHIIGAFLAGLALNRLIPESGPLMNRIEFVGNALFIPFFLLSVGMLVNVGVFLEGTGTLVIAASLIVMVLTTKYVAAWATGRVYGYDRDQVLGMFGLSVGQAAAALAIVQIGFEAGVPGFDQNMINAVVLMILVVSLVSPALVERAGSALVRAREHEEYDPSDTRQRILVPVSERSKYKESLLDLAFTIRNERDDEAIHTVAVVRPDANARTDAKVARAEALLEEMEAYASSAEVPIEEHTRVNHNIASGIVDSTVENRITTLVIGWDGARSRTQQVFGHTIDRVLSRTTQLALVGRVRERLNATRRIVLVLPPGIDHNDGFSEALHTVKLISEQTGAPIRGLVIDGDRAQCQRLFGLVEPDAPGEFVDLNDWDELLATLRDDVRSDDLVVCMSARRNDVGWDPRLQSLPKSISTLTNGNFVVMYPATEERADDRQFLRFS comes from the coding sequence ATGAACGGAGCCAGCCCGGGGGAAACCTCGTCGATGCATTCCGCGACACCACCCACGGAGCCAGCGACACCGCTGGCGACCGGCCCCTCACTGACCCCGCCGTTCGATGATCCCGTGCTGATCTTCGGGCTCGCGATGGTGATCTTCCTCGTCGCGCCGCTCGTCCTCAAACGCTACCGGCTTCCGGGGATCGTTGGCGTCATCCTGATCGGGGCGGCGATCGGCCCGAACGGCGTTCACCTGCTCGAGCGCGACGCGACGATCCAGTTGCTCGGCGAGGTCGGACTGATCTATTTGATGTTCATCGCGGGCCTCGAGATCAACCTCAACCAGTTCATCGAGTACAAGGACCGAAGCATCGTCTTCGGGCTATTTTCGTTCGTTATTCCGCAGGCGATCGGAACGGTAGTCGGCGTCTACGTGCTGGATCTGACGGTCGCTGCGGCGTCGCTGTTCGCGGCCGTCTTCGCCTCACATACGCTGCTCGCCTATCCCGTCGTCAACCGCCTCGGCATCGCGACGGACGAAGCGATGACCGCGACGATCGGCGGCACGATCCTGACCGATACGCTCGCCCTCCTCGTGCTCGCGGTCGTGATCGCGTCCATCGACGGTGCCTTAGATGCCGCGTTCTGGCTGCAACTCGGCGTCGGCCTGACGCTCTTTTTCGTCGGCATCTGGCTGCTCGTCCCCCGACTCGGACGGTGGTTCTTCCGGATCCACGACGAGGAGAGCTACTTCGAGTTCCTGTTCGTGATGGCCGTCCTGTTCATCTGTGCCTTCCTCGCCGAACTCGTCGGCGTCGAACACATCATCGGGGCCTTCCTCGCCGGTCTCGCGCTCAACCGACTGATCCCCGAGTCGGGGCCGCTGATGAACCGTATCGAGTTCGTCGGGAACGCGCTGTTCATTCCCTTCTTCCTGCTTTCCGTGGGAATGCTCGTCAACGTGGGCGTCTTCCTCGAGGGAACCGGAACGCTCGTGATCGCGGCCTCGTTGATCGTGATGGTGCTGACGACGAAATACGTCGCCGCGTGGGCAACGGGGCGAGTCTACGGCTACGACCGTGACCAGGTGCTCGGCATGTTCGGTCTCTCGGTCGGCCAGGCCGCCGCCGCGCTCGCGATCGTCCAGATCGGCTTCGAGGCGGGCGTTCCCGGCTTCGACCAGAACATGATCAACGCCGTCGTGCTGATGATCCTCGTCGTGAGTCTGGTCAGCCCCGCGCTCGTCGAACGCGCCGGCAGCGCGCTCGTTCGCGCACGCGAACACGAGGAGTACGATCCGAGCGACACCCGACAGCGAATCCTCGTCCCCGTCTCGGAGCGTTCGAAGTACAAGGAGTCGCTGCTGGATCTGGCGTTTACGATCCGCAACGAGCGCGACGACGAGGCGATCCACACCGTCGCGGTCGTCCGTCCCGACGCCAACGCGCGAACGGACGCGAAAGTCGCCAGAGCGGAGGCGTTGCTCGAGGAGATGGAGGCCTACGCCTCGAGCGCCGAGGTTCCGATCGAGGAACACACTCGGGTCAACCACAACATCGCCTCCGGCATCGTCGACTCGACCGTCGAGAACCGGATCACCACACTCGTCATCGGCTGGGACGGCGCGCGCTCGCGAACCCAGCAGGTGTTCGGCCACACCATCGACCGGGTGCTCAGCCGAACCACCCAGTTAGCGCTGGTCGGCCGTGTTCGAGAACGGCTCAACGCGACTCGGCGGATCGTCCTCGTCCTTCCGCCGGGAATCGATCATAACGACGGTTTTTCCGAGGCGTTGCACACGGTAAAGCTCATCTCCGAACAGACGGGCGCGCCAATTCGGGGACTCGTGATCGACGGGGATCGAGCGCAGTGTCAGCGGCTGTTCGGCCTCGTCGAGCCGGACGCACCCGGCGAGTTCGTCGACCTGAACGACTGGGACGAACTGCTCGCGACGCTTCGCGACGACGTTCGCTCGGACGACCTCGTCGTCTGCATGAGCGCGCGCCGGAACGACGTCGGCTGGGACCCTCGACTGCAGTCGCTCCCGAAAAGCATCTCCACCCTCACGAACGGCAACTTCGTCGTGATGTATCCGGCGACCGAAGAGCGAGCCGATGATCGCCAGTTCCTCCGGTTCTCCTGA